A single region of the Pontimicrobium sp. SW4 genome encodes:
- the ruvA gene encoding Holliday junction branch migration protein RuvA — translation MITHIQGKLVEKNPTDVVIDCNGVGYMLNISLHTYSQIPNQEHLKLYTHLQVKEDSHTLYGFSSLGERQIFRLLISVSGIGTSTARTMLSSLTPKQVREAIALEDVALIQSVKGIGLKTAQRVVIELKDKVLKAYDIDEGITFQNNTNKDEALSALEVLGFTKKQSERVIDKIVSSDQEASVETIIKEALKKL, via the coding sequence ATGATTACGCATATACAAGGTAAACTTGTTGAAAAAAATCCTACAGATGTTGTGATTGATTGTAATGGTGTTGGCTATATGCTAAATATATCTTTACATACATATTCTCAAATACCTAATCAAGAACATTTAAAGTTGTATACGCATCTTCAAGTAAAAGAAGATTCACATACATTATATGGGTTTTCATCGCTTGGTGAAAGACAAATTTTTAGACTGCTTATTTCTGTAAGCGGTATTGGAACAAGTACGGCACGAACCATGTTATCGTCCTTAACACCAAAACAAGTTAGGGAAGCTATTGCGCTTGAAGATGTGGCTTTAATCCAATCGGTTAAAGGTATTGGACTTAAAACAGCACAACGTGTTGTAATAGAGTTAAAGGATAAAGTTTTAAAAGCCTACGATATTGATGAAGGAATTACATTCCAAAACAATACTAATAAAGATGAAGCGTTATCAGCATTAGAAGTTCTTGGTTTTACCAAGAAGCAGTCTGAACGTGTTATAGATAAAATTGTTTCTAGTGACCAAGAAGCAAGTGTCGAAACTATTATAAAAGAAGCCTTAAAAAAATTATAA
- the queG gene encoding tRNA epoxyqueuosine(34) reductase QueG — protein MTTKQEHALLIKTEAKRLGFLSCGISKAEFLETEAPRLEKWLNHNMHGQMQYMENHFDKRLDPTKLVDDSKSVVSLLLNYFPSGTQKDSSAPKISKYAYGTDYHFVIKDKLKSLLHFIQDEIGEVDGRAFVDSAPVLDKAWAAKSGLGWIGKHSNLLTQQVGSFYFIAELIIDLELEYDTPVTDHCGTCTACIDACPTQAITEPYVVDGSKCISYFTIELKENIPSEFKGQFDDWMFGCDVCQDVCPWNRFSKPHNEPLFNPHPELLDMTKKDWEEITQDTFNKVFQKSAVKRTKYSGLTRNIKFLKD, from the coding sequence ATGACTACAAAACAAGAACATGCTTTACTAATTAAAACCGAAGCCAAACGCCTCGGTTTTTTGTCTTGTGGTATTAGTAAGGCTGAGTTTTTAGAAACAGAAGCTCCTCGATTAGAAAAGTGGCTTAACCATAATATGCATGGCCAAATGCAATACATGGAAAACCATTTTGACAAACGTTTAGACCCAACAAAACTAGTTGATGACTCTAAGAGTGTAGTGTCTTTATTATTAAACTATTTTCCTTCTGGAACTCAAAAAGATTCATCTGCTCCAAAAATTAGTAAATATGCATACGGAACAGATTACCATTTTGTGATTAAAGATAAACTGAAATCGCTTTTACATTTTATTCAAGATGAAATTGGCGAAGTTGATGGACGTGCATTTGTTGATTCTGCTCCTGTATTAGATAAAGCTTGGGCAGCAAAATCAGGTTTAGGTTGGATTGGTAAACATAGTAATTTACTAACGCAACAAGTAGGCTCTTTCTATTTTATTGCTGAGTTGATTATCGATTTAGAATTAGAGTACGATACTCCTGTTACTGATCATTGTGGTACTTGTACTGCCTGTATTGATGCTTGTCCTACACAAGCAATTACAGAGCCTTATGTGGTTGATGGAAGTAAATGTATTTCTTATTTTACCATTGAACTTAAAGAAAATATACCTTCAGAATTTAAAGGACAATTTGATGATTGGATGTTTGGTTGCGATGTCTGTCAAGATGTGTGTCCTTGGAATCGTTTTTCAAAACCACATAACGAACCGCTTTTTAATCCGCATCCAGAACTACTCGATATGACCAAAAAAGATTGGGAAGAAATTACTCAAGACACTTTCAATAAAGTATTTCAAAAATCTGCAGTAAAGCGTACAAAATATTCGGGACTAACTAGAAATATTAAATTTTTAAAAGATTAG
- the ruvB gene encoding Holliday junction branch migration DNA helicase RuvB, with protein MNENLNPSSENLSSEEHDIERALRPLSFEDFAGQDQVLENLKVFVQASNLRGDALDHTLFHGPPGLGKTTLAHILSNELDVSIKVTSGPVLDKPGDLAGLLTNLEERDVLFIDEIHRLSPIVEEYLYSAMEDFKIDIMIETGPNARSVQINLNPFTLVGATTRSGLLTAPMRARFGISSRLQYYSTELLSTIVQRSAHILKVPISMEAAIEIAGRSRGTPRIANALLRRVRDFAQIKGNGKIDIEISKYSLQALNVDAHGLDEMDNKILTTIIDKFKGGPVGITTIATAVSESAETIEEVYEPFLIQQGFLMRTPRGREVTEQAYKHLGKIKGGNQGGLF; from the coding sequence ATGAACGAAAACCTTAATCCATCCAGTGAGAATCTCTCTTCAGAAGAACATGATATAGAAAGAGCATTAAGGCCTTTATCCTTTGAAGATTTTGCAGGACAAGATCAAGTATTAGAGAATCTAAAAGTGTTTGTTCAAGCTTCTAATTTACGTGGTGATGCTTTAGATCATACGCTGTTTCATGGGCCTCCAGGGTTAGGAAAAACCACTTTAGCACATATTTTATCTAACGAACTAGACGTTAGTATTAAAGTAACTTCTGGACCAGTTTTGGACAAGCCAGGAGATTTAGCAGGCTTGTTAACGAATCTAGAAGAACGAGATGTATTGTTTATTGACGAAATCCATCGTTTAAGCCCAATAGTTGAAGAATATTTATATTCAGCCATGGAGGATTTTAAAATTGACATCATGATTGAAACTGGACCTAATGCTCGCTCGGTTCAAATAAATTTAAACCCTTTTACCTTAGTTGGTGCAACAACACGTTCAGGTTTGCTAACAGCACCAATGCGAGCACGTTTTGGAATTAGTAGCAGATTACAATATTACTCTACAGAGCTATTGTCAACCATTGTACAGCGAAGCGCACATATATTAAAAGTACCAATTTCTATGGAAGCAGCTATTGAAATTGCAGGTAGAAGTAGAGGTACACCAAGAATTGCCAATGCTTTACTAAGGCGTGTTAGAGATTTTGCTCAAATTAAAGGTAATGGGAAAATTGATATTGAGATTTCTAAGTACAGTTTGCAAGCCTTGAATGTAGATGCTCATGGCTTGGACGAAATGGATAATAAAATTCTAACCACAATAATCGATAAGTTTAAGGGAGGTCCAGTTGGTATTACAACCATAGCAACTGCTGTAAGCGAAAGTGCTGAAACTATTGAAGAAGTTTACGAACCATTTTTAATTCAACAAGGGTTTTTAATGCGTACACCTCGTGGTCGTGAAGTGACCGAACAGGCATACAAACATCTAGGAAAAATCAAAGGTGGGAATCAAGGGGGTTTATTTTAA
- a CDS encoding NADP-dependent malic enzyme has product MSKESKRREALIYHAKPIPGKIKVVPTKRYATQRDLSLAYSPGVAEPCLEIEKDKANAYKYTAKGNLVAVISNGTAVLGLGNIGPEASKPVMEGKGLLFKIFADIDVFDIEVDTENVEEFIQTVKNIAPTFGGINLEDIKAPEAFEIERRLKEELNIPVMHDDQHGTAIISAAALLNALEIIEKNIEDINIVISGAGAAAISCTRLYQSFGAKRENIVMLDSKGVIRKDRDSLTSQKAEFATLRDISTLDDAMKNADVFIGLSTSDIVSPEMLKTMAKDPIVFAMANPDPEIAYQLAIDTRDDIIMATGRSDHPNQVNNVLGFPFIFRGALDVRSTSINEEMKKAAVIALADLAKEPVPEQVNVAYGETRLTFGRDYIIPKPFDPRLIGVVPPAVAKAAMDSGVATEPIEDWDKYEEHLLQRLGGDNKLVRLLHSRAKLNPKRVVFAEADQLTVLKAAQIVHEEGIAIPILLGRRDKIEKLKEEIEFDAEVTIIDPKSDEQEGTKNAYAEIYWDQRKRRGITLHTAKKLMRERNYYAAMMVNEGDADALISGFSRNYPTVVKPMLELIGLDKGATRIATTNVLMTQRGPLFLSDTSINIDPTSKDLAKIAQMTATTVKMFGLEPVMAMISYSNFGSSDNERASKVRQAVSYLHRFYPSLIVDGEFQTDFALNNEMRQDIFPFSKLAGRKVNTLIFPNLDSANITYKLLKELNKAENIGPIMMGLKKPAHILQLDASVDEIVNMAAIAVIDAQKKQKRA; this is encoded by the coding sequence ATGAGCAAGGAAAGTAAACGAAGAGAAGCTTTAATATATCACGCAAAACCAATCCCTGGAAAAATTAAAGTAGTACCAACCAAAAGGTACGCCACACAAAGAGATTTATCCTTAGCGTATTCACCTGGAGTAGCCGAACCTTGTTTAGAAATTGAAAAAGACAAAGCGAATGCTTATAAATATACAGCAAAAGGAAATTTAGTTGCTGTAATTTCAAACGGAACTGCTGTTTTAGGCTTAGGAAATATTGGTCCGGAAGCATCTAAACCAGTGATGGAAGGTAAAGGGCTGCTCTTTAAAATATTTGCTGATATAGATGTGTTTGATATTGAGGTTGATACAGAAAATGTTGAAGAGTTTATTCAAACTGTGAAAAATATAGCACCAACTTTTGGAGGTATTAACCTTGAAGATATTAAAGCTCCTGAAGCTTTTGAAATAGAAAGACGTTTAAAAGAAGAACTCAATATTCCTGTAATGCATGATGATCAACATGGGACAGCAATTATATCAGCTGCAGCCTTATTGAATGCTCTGGAAATCATTGAGAAAAATATTGAAGATATCAATATAGTTATAAGTGGCGCTGGAGCTGCTGCAATTTCTTGCACACGATTATATCAATCTTTCGGAGCCAAACGTGAAAATATTGTCATGCTAGATAGTAAAGGCGTTATTAGGAAAGATAGAGATAGCTTAACATCACAAAAAGCAGAGTTTGCTACTTTAAGAGATATTAGTACACTTGATGATGCCATGAAAAATGCAGATGTGTTTATTGGATTGTCTACGTCGGATATCGTATCACCTGAGATGCTTAAAACTATGGCGAAAGACCCAATAGTTTTTGCTATGGCAAACCCTGATCCTGAAATTGCCTATCAACTGGCCATAGATACTAGAGACGATATTATTATGGCAACTGGAAGAAGTGATCATCCTAATCAGGTAAATAATGTACTTGGGTTTCCTTTTATTTTTAGAGGCGCTTTAGATGTTAGATCTACTTCGATTAACGAAGAAATGAAGAAAGCTGCGGTTATTGCTTTGGCAGATTTAGCAAAAGAACCAGTACCAGAACAGGTAAATGTAGCTTATGGAGAAACACGTTTAACTTTTGGTAGAGATTATATTATTCCAAAACCGTTTGATCCAAGATTAATAGGTGTGGTTCCTCCTGCAGTTGCCAAAGCTGCAATGGATAGTGGAGTAGCTACTGAACCAATTGAAGATTGGGATAAATATGAAGAACATTTATTGCAACGATTAGGTGGTGATAATAAGTTGGTACGTTTATTACATAGTCGTGCTAAATTAAACCCTAAACGTGTTGTTTTTGCTGAAGCAGATCAATTAACTGTTTTAAAAGCAGCACAAATAGTTCATGAAGAAGGGATCGCTATTCCAATTTTATTAGGTCGTCGTGATAAAATTGAAAAATTAAAAGAAGAGATTGAATTTGATGCTGAAGTGACTATTATAGATCCAAAATCTGATGAACAGGAAGGTACAAAAAATGCCTATGCTGAAATTTATTGGGATCAACGCAAACGACGTGGAATTACACTTCATACTGCTAAAAAATTAATGCGTGAGCGTAATTACTATGCAGCAATGATGGTAAATGAAGGAGATGCTGATGCCCTTATTTCAGGTTTTTCTAGAAATTATCCAACTGTTGTAAAACCAATGCTAGAATTAATTGGTTTAGATAAAGGCGCTACCAGAATAGCAACAACAAATGTGTTAATGACTCAGAGAGGCCCTTTGTTTTTAAGTGATACTTCTATAAATATAGACCCCACCTCAAAAGACTTAGCTAAAATTGCCCAAATGACAGCCACAACAGTAAAAATGTTTGGATTAGAGCCAGTTATGGCAATGATTTCTTATTCTAACTTTGGGTCTTCCGATAACGAAAGAGCATCAAAAGTAAGACAAGCAGTGTCTTATTTGCACCGTTTTTATCCAAGTTTAATTGTTGATGGTGAATTTCAAACTGACTTTGCACTTAATAATGAAATGCGACAAGATATTTTTCCATTTTCAAAATTAGCTGGTAGAAAAGTTAACACCTTGATATTTCCTAATTTAGACTCAGCAAACATTACTTATAAACTTTTAAAGGAGCTGAATAAAGCAGAGAACATTGGACCCATTATGATGGGATTAAAGAAACCAGCACATATTTTACAGCTTGATGCAAGTGTCGATGAAATAGTGAATATGGCTGCAATTGCTGTTATTGATGCTCAAAAAAAGCAAAAAAGAGCGTAA